From Denitrovibrio acetiphilus DSM 12809, the proteins below share one genomic window:
- a CDS encoding cupin domain-containing protein, whose translation MKNDLPIPDISRLFIGARNEFEVETVFAKEGAVSPDEAHEYDEILVLLEGEIELQLGEKVENLTGLAMKEIPAGTRHVIRSKTTPVKIVIIHPDRLNEGK comes from the coding sequence ATGAAAAATGATTTACCAATTCCGGATATTTCCAGACTCTTCATAGGAGCCAGAAACGAATTTGAGGTTGAAACAGTTTTTGCAAAAGAAGGAGCAGTATCCCCTGACGAAGCACACGAATATGATGAAATTCTCGTTTTGCTTGAAGGTGAAATTGAACTTCAGCTCGGTGAAAAAGTTGAAAATCTCACAGGGTTAGCAATGAAAGAAATCCCCGCAGGGACAAGGCACGTTATCAGATCCAAAACAACCCCGGTAAAAATTGTAATCATTCACCCTGACAGGCTTAATGAAGGAAAATAA
- a CDS encoding MFS transporter: MTKIAILSLSLLTIMSGAAVAPAIADIVAAFPDSPAILGKLVLSTPALAIIPVSLITGFLSNKISRKTLIYTGLILYTFGGAGGGFADSITVLLAMRFILGAGVGILMPISMGIIADIYSGDEKIQTMGFAGAANNLGGVTATILSGFLAAYHWRASFGVYLLGIIVLILVALYIPDNKPKSKDSGSDKIKIKNSAGYLMWGIAIFLLMVVFYTIPINISLYISQKGLGGSEISGIAISVMNGTAFITGLVFGKINKLLKRWLPIVLLTVFSISFYLLASYPMLPVVTIALMAGGFSMGAFVPFIMNGVTSLKNETNSAAGTSVVSSFLYAGQFASPLITDRAALLTTGNGISNIFLLVSISMAGLAVILIIHFASGLFFNIRRTA; the protein is encoded by the coding sequence ATGACTAAAATTGCTATACTTTCCCTATCATTATTAACAATTATGTCCGGAGCTGCCGTTGCACCTGCCATTGCTGACATAGTGGCAGCATTCCCTGATTCTCCAGCAATACTGGGCAAATTAGTTCTGTCAACCCCAGCGCTGGCAATCATTCCCGTGTCGCTTATCACCGGATTTCTGAGTAATAAAATATCAAGAAAGACTCTTATTTATACAGGTCTCATACTTTACACATTCGGTGGTGCCGGAGGTGGTTTTGCAGACAGTATTACAGTATTACTTGCTATGCGTTTCATCCTTGGAGCCGGAGTAGGAATCCTGATGCCTATATCAATGGGTATTATTGCAGACATCTATAGCGGAGATGAAAAAATACAGACAATGGGGTTCGCAGGAGCAGCAAATAACCTGGGGGGAGTAACGGCAACAATACTTTCAGGCTTCCTGGCTGCATATCACTGGAGAGCATCCTTCGGGGTCTATCTGCTTGGGATCATAGTTCTCATACTGGTTGCACTATATATACCCGACAACAAACCCAAATCAAAAGACTCAGGTTCTGATAAAATAAAGATTAAAAACTCAGCAGGTTACCTTATGTGGGGCATAGCTATATTTTTGCTAATGGTCGTTTTTTATACAATCCCCATAAATATTTCACTTTATATTTCTCAAAAAGGGCTAGGCGGATCAGAAATATCAGGCATTGCAATATCAGTAATGAACGGAACAGCTTTTATAACTGGGCTTGTCTTTGGAAAAATAAATAAACTGCTTAAAAGATGGCTTCCGATTGTACTTTTAACAGTTTTCTCAATTTCATTTTATCTGCTCGCTTCTTATCCAATGCTTCCGGTGGTCACAATAGCTCTCATGGCGGGAGGTTTCAGTATGGGAGCTTTCGTACCTTTTATAATGAACGGTGTAACATCATTAAAAAATGAGACAAATTCAGCAGCAGGTACGTCCGTAGTCAGCAGCTTCCTATACGCCGGTCAATTTGCAAGCCCTCTTATAACAGACAGAGCTGCACTGCTAACAACAGGAAACGGTATAAGCAATATCTTTTTACTCGTATCTATAAGCATGGCTGGTCTGGCAGTAATACTGATAATACATTTTGCTTCAGGCTTATTTTTTAACATAAGGAGAACAGCATGA
- a CDS encoding MarR family winged helix-turn-helix transcriptional regulator: MPDRSAGKQISHISRSISRYLDAKVNSLNLSYSVIPFLTYLYEHDGVHQDELAANLHYDKSSATRAITALVKQGYVTRQIDKRNKRRNIINVTIKGYTIKDELILILRRTTQKLFNDFTDEEINLYFKLSDKIDKNLDNMLKSLK, translated from the coding sequence ATGCCAGACCGTTCTGCCGGAAAACAGATTTCACACATATCAAGGAGCATAAGCAGGTATTTAGATGCAAAAGTCAACAGTTTGAACTTATCGTATTCAGTTATACCATTTCTCACATATTTATATGAACATGACGGTGTGCATCAGGATGAGCTTGCTGCAAATCTTCACTACGACAAAAGCTCGGCAACACGGGCTATCACAGCACTTGTCAAGCAGGGGTATGTCACCCGTCAGATAGACAAAAGGAATAAAAGACGAAACATTATAAATGTAACAATCAAAGGTTACACAATAAAAGACGAACTCATCCTGATACTAAGAAGAACAACTCAAAAATTATTCAATGATTTCACAGACGAAGAGATAAACCTGTATTTCAAGCTTTCAGATAAAATAGATAAAAATCTCGACAACATGCTTAAGAGTTTAAAATGA
- a CDS encoding NAD-dependent succinate-semialdehyde dehydrogenase, producing the protein MSYATVNPFTGELVKKFPDSTDAEVEQAITDADDRFKLWRTTSFKERAAVMQKAADILRKSKREFAKILTLEMGKIIGEAEAEVELSAQIFEYYAVNAEKLLKPEKIEVANPDEGEFTLVHEPLGVILAVEPWNFPYYQIARIIAPQLSAGNTMLLKHASNVPQSAAAFEKLMLDAGLPKGGFKNLYPNRSQVEKIISDPRVCGVALTGSEVAGAIVASQAAKALKKSTMELGGADAFIVLADADMDKTVKWAVFGRHWNGGQVCVSSKRMIIVDEVYDTFFEKYKEGVAGLRAGDPMDPKTDLAPLSSQGAVDELKEKIKEAVKNGAKAIEVGPKVPEKGSFMQPTILTDVTPDNPAYYQEFFGPVSMLFRAKDEDDAVRIANDSPYGLGGSVFTSDTKHGAEVAAKVSTGMVFVNHPTIVKADVPFGGVRNSGYGRELTSLGIKEFVNKKVIGVVDIDAPF; encoded by the coding sequence ATGTCTTATGCTACAGTGAACCCCTTCACCGGCGAACTCGTAAAAAAATTTCCAGATTCTACCGACGCTGAAGTAGAACAGGCAATAACAGATGCAGACGATAGGTTCAAACTTTGGCGCACTACTTCGTTTAAAGAACGTGCTGCTGTCATGCAAAAAGCGGCAGATATCTTACGCAAATCAAAAAGAGAATTTGCGAAGATCCTTACTCTCGAAATGGGCAAAATAATAGGAGAAGCAGAGGCAGAAGTCGAACTATCAGCACAAATTTTTGAATATTATGCTGTCAATGCCGAAAAACTCCTTAAGCCTGAAAAAATAGAAGTAGCGAACCCTGATGAAGGCGAATTCACACTTGTTCATGAGCCTCTCGGCGTCATTCTCGCTGTTGAGCCGTGGAACTTCCCTTATTATCAGATCGCACGTATTATTGCTCCACAGCTTTCAGCCGGGAACACAATGCTGCTTAAACATGCATCAAATGTTCCGCAATCCGCAGCCGCTTTTGAAAAGCTTATGCTCGATGCAGGACTTCCTAAGGGCGGATTCAAAAATCTGTACCCCAACCGCTCACAAGTTGAAAAAATAATCAGCGACCCGAGAGTGTGTGGCGTAGCTCTGACCGGATCAGAAGTTGCCGGAGCAATAGTAGCTTCTCAGGCAGCAAAGGCGCTAAAGAAGTCAACAATGGAACTTGGCGGCGCAGACGCATTTATAGTGCTTGCTGATGCTGATATGGATAAAACTGTAAAATGGGCTGTTTTCGGACGTCACTGGAACGGCGGACAGGTTTGTGTTTCTTCTAAGCGCATGATAATAGTTGACGAGGTATATGATACTTTCTTTGAAAAGTATAAAGAAGGAGTCGCTGGTTTGCGTGCAGGAGATCCTATGGATCCAAAAACAGACCTTGCCCCGCTGTCATCTCAGGGCGCTGTTGACGAATTAAAGGAAAAAATCAAAGAAGCTGTTAAAAACGGTGCTAAAGCAATAGAAGTCGGACCTAAAGTCCCTGAAAAAGGTTCTTTTATGCAACCTACAATCCTGACGGATGTCACACCTGACAATCCTGCCTACTATCAGGAATTTTTCGGACCTGTATCAATGCTTTTCAGAGCAAAAGACGAGGATGATGCTGTACGCATAGCTAACGACTCGCCATACGGTTTGGGCGGTTCTGTTTTCACCAGTGACACTAAACACGGTGCTGAAGTAGCGGCAAAAGTTTCAACAGGTATGGTTTTTGTGAACCACCCGACAATCGTTAAGGCAGATGTTCCGTTCGGAGGGGTCAGAAACTCTGGTTACGGGCGTGAGCTGACATCTCTCGGTATAAAAGAATTTGTAAATAAAAAAGTTATAGGTGTAGTAGATATCGATGCTCCTTTCTAA
- a CDS encoding DNA adenine methylase gives MFQKTLPETLTDIQRAVRFYYCIKTAFGAKVTGQSYGYSCRRPSNLNLLRVEEDLSNAHIRLSRVNIENLHYNVCVEKYDSPDTFFYLDPPYYDCENDYGKGLFAKSDFQLLAAKLAGVKGKFLLSINDIPEIRDIFQSFNIDEVQTTYSIGDNRSSVAELFISNYVNEEVTVDSLLMD, from the coding sequence ATGTTTCAAAAGACTTTGCCGGAGACTCTGACAGATATACAGAGAGCTGTCAGGTTTTATTATTGTATCAAGACAGCATTCGGTGCAAAGGTTACAGGACAAAGCTATGGTTATTCATGTAGGCGCCCGTCAAATCTAAATCTTTTGCGTGTGGAGGAAGACCTCTCTAATGCACACATAAGGTTATCAAGGGTTAACATCGAAAATCTGCATTATAACGTATGCGTTGAGAAGTATGACAGTCCGGATACTTTCTTTTATCTGGATCCGCCATATTATGATTGTGAAAACGATTACGGTAAGGGGCTGTTCGCAAAGTCAGACTTTCAGTTACTTGCCGCCAAGCTTGCCGGGGTAAAGGGTAAGTTTCTGCTGAGTATAAATGATATTCCAGAGATCAGAGATATCTTTCAGTCTTTTAATATAGACGAGGTACAGACGACATACAGCATCGGTGATAACCGATCATCCGTCGCCGAGTTATTCATTTCAAACTATGTAAATGAAGAGGTAACAGTGGACTCTCTCTTGATGGATTAA
- a CDS encoding ATP-binding protein: MRETFKTLITDFQERKLNGIVPREYNIPVDSDKIISLIGVRRCGKTYILFDVINKLRETIQPENIIYINFEDDRLFPIEAKDLDALMEGYYEMYPNKRDELVYVLLDEVQNIPEWERYVRRIYDTLNVRIFVTGSSSKLLSKEIATSLRGRTLTYEIFPYSFADFLKAKDIKVNVNSSSSVSHIKNALNEFLTDGSFPETLAQTPDIKRRILRDYLDLIVYKDIVERYGVKNNSLLKHIIKYSFCNIGTLVSLNKLYNEFKSQGYKVGKDTVFDYYSYLEDAYAVFSTPIFRNNIREENRNPRKIYAVDNGFKGVYDAFVTDDYSKLYENAVFLHLRRQTPEVYYYSGKQEVDFYCRIDSRQLLVNVSYRIDSQSTREREINGLVEAMEYFKMKEACLITEDHEETISVGDNKIFVLPLWKWLLGAINA, encoded by the coding sequence ATGAGAGAGACATTTAAGACGTTAATCACAGATTTTCAGGAAAGAAAGTTAAACGGCATAGTTCCCAGAGAATATAATATTCCTGTGGACAGTGACAAGATAATATCTTTGATCGGTGTCAGGCGTTGCGGTAAGACATATATACTCTTTGATGTTATCAACAAACTCAGAGAAACCATTCAGCCGGAAAATATAATCTATATAAATTTTGAAGATGACCGTCTTTTCCCAATAGAGGCAAAAGACCTTGATGCTCTGATGGAAGGATACTATGAAATGTATCCTAATAAACGTGATGAACTGGTTTATGTGCTCCTTGATGAAGTCCAGAATATCCCCGAATGGGAAAGATATGTCCGTAGGATATACGACACTCTAAATGTCAGAATTTTTGTCACAGGCTCGTCCTCAAAGCTTCTCAGTAAAGAAATAGCTACATCTCTGCGTGGCAGAACACTAACTTACGAAATATTCCCTTATTCTTTTGCTGACTTCCTGAAGGCAAAAGATATAAAAGTGAATGTTAATAGTTCCTCATCGGTAAGCCATATAAAGAATGCCCTCAATGAATTTCTCACAGACGGCAGCTTTCCGGAAACTCTAGCGCAAACGCCAGACATAAAAAGGCGAATACTCAGGGATTACCTTGACCTTATAGTCTACAAAGACATAGTTGAAAGGTATGGTGTGAAAAACAACAGCCTCCTGAAGCACATAATAAAATACAGCTTCTGCAACATAGGAACGCTCGTCAGCCTCAACAAACTATACAATGAATTTAAGTCTCAGGGCTATAAAGTCGGTAAAGATACTGTCTTCGACTATTATTCTTACCTTGAAGATGCGTATGCGGTTTTTAGTACCCCTATATTCAGAAATAACATCAGGGAAGAGAACCGTAACCCAAGAAAGATATATGCAGTAGATAACGGCTTTAAAGGCGTGTATGACGCATTTGTGACCGATGACTACAGCAAGCTTTATGAAAATGCAGTATTCCTGCATCTGAGAAGGCAAACACCTGAAGTTTATTATTACAGCGGTAAGCAGGAAGTAGATTTCTATTGCCGGATAGACAGCAGACAGCTTTTGGTCAATGTGAGCTACAGGATAGACAGCCAAAGCACCAGAGAGCGTGAAATAAACGGCCTTGTTGAAGCTATGGAATATTTCAAAATGAAAGAAGCCTGCCTGATAACTGAAGATCATGAGGAAACTATATCCGTAGGAGACAATAAGATATTCGTTCTTCCTCTCTGGAAATGGCTGTTAGGAGCTATAAATGCGTAA
- a CDS encoding HipA N-terminal domain-containing protein: MRKALVYQHGVAAGYLIKKEKTYEFHYLAGYEGVAISLTMPVKDEPYIFESFPPFFDGLLPEGYMLESLLERCKIDRTDYFSQLVTVGANMVGSVAVKEIID; this comes from the coding sequence ATGCGTAAAGCTCTTGTTTATCAGCATGGTGTGGCAGCCGGATATTTGATTAAAAAAGAAAAGACCTATGAATTTCACTATTTGGCTGGTTATGAAGGTGTAGCTATTTCTCTAACCATGCCTGTAAAAGATGAACCATATATTTTTGAAAGTTTCCCACCGTTTTTTGACGGCTTGCTGCCAGAAGGCTATATGCTGGAATCTCTCCTGGAAAGGTGCAAGATCGACCGCACTGATTATTTTAGTCAATTAGTAACAGTCGGAGCTAATATGGTTGGATCTGTTGCGGTAAAAGAGATTATAGATTAA
- a CDS encoding AAA domain-containing protein: MHEQELKKLLYIYRELIDASQQIYKVPESYELAAQLSLDAFDKLISVVLSGDSSGNVTFPINSLQNHDYDAVQNLLQKIENIKAEDGKTDDYNYFIAFPAHRKNGFYSPFCIIDGVSITEYDLNISLTEKNIRFTKAFLDHIQTDSGSYCNLFKNIIEKHYGNQLNLDENKINSYFEKLSKDVKEYFVEELFDLGKDVLSNLSGLSYVKFFVDLIMISAGSSYDSFKSHLNEKKKIEFIDGTIDSVFIFAYPSAKYYTKLIQDYSNLLKEPYSKAFIKSLCSKLDFANTTNICLRYLGETNPDLPLNIYQYKSFHLANKNSKVAIQGPPGTGKSKLITSILASRYVEIVLNLSSEKAKIDENVDLMTLVSSTNNEAVRNIYDKFNGEDGFLLLGNDENRKITSYKIYDFLESIRETGNYIFDQENSRTRLAEQVIEMNQLDVKTTTIIESIERMQSELTGLQTDFKNTSVKIRGLKRLLVKIFRKDKELIDTFKAGLLNNLLNDLSTQLKKREVFKDDLALLETPELGFWSVFPCMALPALKRDKAVLLNMCKKFAAEYGEEPKRLQEFRGEYQRVDLINHYRSYLTEFLNEATKETEELYRLCVELMGKLNEYQILCDIKNELLHKISALSLGITNAENEYSLIQVRHCGLAYSCFDKAQKLHLPLLKKKYIDDEAFKLKIDEIFEVVQSLINSYSGLNSKPPAWYRLFKKGNLSVLATIYPVIFSTSLSIGGAIPLGVELGMGIMDEAGQTLFSYALPLIHRTKSFISIGDLNQLPPITNNVEERIEDLLNQYNLDRECYKKYDFNYSLQKVFEDECLFKETLRFHFRCKPEIMKFFNDTFYKGQLINQLPMYEDLGIPALGFYNIAGETEIENGSLYNNAEIDQVLRAIEYLIGNGIEVGDIGVVAPYRAHISKLRKKIPHEVRVGTVHTFQGGEKKVIIMTSVVTTGNVNFLDQSYLINVAISRAQQSFIFIGNMKTLENKGNNISKLVLYMQSHGEDLSKIYLN, from the coding sequence ATGCATGAGCAAGAACTGAAGAAGTTATTATACATATATCGAGAGTTAATTGATGCTAGCCAACAAATCTACAAAGTTCCTGAGTCATATGAATTAGCTGCTCAATTGTCATTAGATGCTTTTGATAAACTGATTTCAGTAGTATTATCAGGTGATTCTTCAGGCAATGTTACTTTTCCAATTAATAGCCTTCAAAATCATGATTATGATGCAGTACAAAATTTATTGCAAAAAATTGAAAATATAAAAGCAGAAGATGGTAAGACTGATGATTATAATTATTTTATTGCATTTCCAGCTCATAGAAAAAATGGGTTTTATTCGCCATTCTGCATTATTGATGGTGTATCGATTACGGAATACGATTTGAATATATCGCTTACAGAAAAAAACATCCGTTTTACTAAAGCATTTCTTGACCATATACAAACTGATTCTGGAAGTTATTGCAATCTTTTTAAAAACATCATTGAGAAGCATTATGGCAATCAGCTTAATTTGGATGAAAATAAAATTAATAGCTATTTTGAAAAGCTATCTAAAGATGTTAAAGAATATTTTGTAGAAGAATTATTTGATCTTGGTAAGGATGTTTTGTCCAATCTCTCTGGTCTTAGTTATGTAAAATTCTTTGTTGATTTGATTATGATTTCTGCAGGATCAAGTTATGATTCATTCAAATCTCATTTAAATGAAAAGAAAAAAATCGAATTTATTGATGGTACTATCGATAGCGTATTTATATTTGCGTATCCTTCAGCAAAGTATTATACAAAGCTTATCCAGGATTATTCAAACTTACTGAAAGAACCTTATTCTAAAGCATTTATAAAAAGCCTTTGCTCAAAACTTGATTTTGCAAATACAACAAATATTTGTCTTCGATATTTAGGAGAAACTAACCCCGACCTTCCTTTAAATATTTATCAGTACAAATCATTCCATTTAGCTAATAAGAATAGTAAAGTTGCAATACAAGGACCTCCAGGGACTGGTAAAAGTAAACTTATTACATCTATTCTTGCTTCTCGATACGTAGAAATTGTTTTAAATCTTTCAAGTGAAAAAGCCAAAATTGATGAAAATGTCGATTTAATGACTCTAGTATCAAGTACAAATAATGAAGCTGTTAGAAATATCTATGACAAATTTAATGGCGAAGATGGATTCCTTTTGCTGGGGAATGATGAGAATAGAAAAATAACTTCGTATAAAATCTATGATTTTCTAGAAAGTATACGTGAAACAGGTAATTATATTTTTGATCAAGAAAATTCTAGAACTAGACTTGCTGAACAAGTTATTGAAATGAACCAACTTGATGTCAAGACTACGACTATAATTGAATCAATTGAAAGAATGCAATCTGAATTGACTGGTTTACAAACGGATTTTAAAAACACATCTGTGAAGATTAGAGGTTTAAAAAGACTGCTGGTTAAAATATTTAGAAAAGACAAAGAACTTATAGATACATTTAAAGCAGGGCTCTTAAATAATTTACTTAATGACTTGAGCACACAGCTAAAAAAGAGAGAAGTATTTAAAGATGATTTAGCATTACTCGAGACTCCTGAATTAGGTTTTTGGTCTGTTTTCCCTTGTATGGCTTTACCTGCATTGAAAAGAGATAAAGCGGTTTTGCTTAATATGTGTAAAAAATTTGCTGCTGAGTATGGTGAAGAACCTAAAAGGTTACAAGAATTTCGTGGTGAGTATCAAAGAGTTGATCTAATTAACCACTATCGAAGTTATCTAACTGAGTTCTTAAATGAAGCTACTAAAGAGACCGAAGAATTATACAGGCTTTGTGTTGAACTAATGGGTAAATTGAATGAATACCAAATCTTATGTGATATAAAAAATGAATTACTACATAAAATTAGTGCTTTAAGTTTGGGAATCACAAATGCTGAGAATGAATACAGTCTAATACAGGTAAGACATTGTGGTTTAGCATATTCTTGCTTTGATAAAGCTCAGAAACTGCACTTGCCACTTTTGAAAAAGAAATATATTGATGATGAAGCTTTTAAGCTTAAAATAGATGAAATTTTTGAAGTAGTTCAGAGCCTTATAAATAGTTACTCTGGATTAAATTCAAAACCTCCTGCTTGGTATAGACTTTTTAAAAAAGGTAACCTTTCTGTACTAGCGACAATCTATCCTGTGATATTTTCTACTTCTCTTTCCATTGGCGGAGCTATTCCTCTTGGCGTTGAGCTGGGTATGGGCATTATGGATGAGGCAGGACAAACTCTTTTTTCATATGCTTTACCTTTAATACATCGAACAAAATCATTCATCTCTATAGGCGATTTAAATCAGTTACCTCCTATTACAAATAATGTTGAAGAGCGAATAGAGGACTTACTGAATCAGTATAATCTTGATAGAGAATGTTATAAAAAATATGATTTTAATTACTCGCTACAGAAAGTATTTGAAGATGAATGTTTATTCAAAGAAACACTAAGATTTCATTTCAGGTGTAAACCAGAAATTATGAAATTTTTTAATGATACGTTCTATAAAGGTCAATTGATTAATCAACTCCCTATGTATGAAGATTTAGGAATACCTGCTTTGGGTTTTTATAACATAGCCGGTGAGACTGAAATTGAAAATGGTTCGCTATATAACAATGCTGAAATTGACCAAGTTCTTAGAGCAATCGAATATTTAATAGGAAATGGGATTGAAGTTGGTGACATAGGGGTTGTAGCCCCATACAGGGCTCACATAAGTAAATTACGTAAGAAAATACCACATGAGGTTAGAGTTGGTACGGTGCATACATTTCAAGGTGGAGAAAAGAAAGTAATCATTATGACTTCTGTAGTGACAACTGGGAATGTTAATTTTTTAGATCAATCTTATTTGATTAATGTCGCTATTTCGAGAGCCCAACAATCATTCATATTTATTGGCAATATGAAGACCCTTGAAAATAAGGGCAATAATATATCAAAGCTAGTGCTTTATATGCAGAGTCACGGGGAAGATTTATCTAAAATTTACTTAAACTAG
- a CDS encoding LA2681 family HEPN domain-containing protein, whose product MDIIEISQMADKAILERNGFIMEHLVEGICNVLPTLENDIKSKAYYTLANLYSEIGHLNSENIYGWMNDKYPKYLVLSMNAYRECLSQNDNQLTEPVVNYANTLNQFCRTVEAANYWKCDFSLVGDSAPVSFLHMGNAIGWLSQFLEDNGHELEFQLKSYKLLKDLQKNVDKVEHVGIILTIKEDERLNRHLSYGDKHFVDINSSIDTFSKPSYSEKEEEYRKWVLSQNLFANPMNIITKEWVAATDILQFPSHTVKVAEGPYYMAAFSSIKREYCFARHLLYEGIHGLHPKYENKDLYLVDTLDYVSYDGGIEKIKAAFRIAFSLFDSLYKLLYEYFVEKKNISEKVYFYPSHFRKHFSSFERNPFINALFWLSCDLTDNDEMKDWKAPNPNGKDFRKIRNALEHNWLRVADSGSFYSGEIDYAYTITMQNLTEKTLELITLARAALFYTAFAVRCNEMHKKKDLDKSVSNPVNIWRTI is encoded by the coding sequence ATGGATATTATAGAAATATCGCAAATGGCTGATAAAGCAATTTTAGAGCGTAATGGTTTCATTATGGAACATCTTGTAGAAGGAATTTGTAATGTACTGCCAACGCTAGAAAATGACATAAAAAGTAAAGCATATTATACACTTGCTAACCTATATTCTGAAATTGGGCATTTGAATAGTGAGAATATATATGGTTGGATGAATGATAAGTATCCTAAATACCTAGTGCTGAGCATGAATGCTTACCGAGAGTGTCTTTCGCAAAATGATAATCAATTAACAGAACCTGTGGTGAATTATGCAAATACGCTGAATCAGTTTTGTCGTACTGTAGAAGCAGCTAATTATTGGAAGTGTGACTTTTCATTAGTTGGTGATTCAGCACCTGTTTCTTTTTTACATATGGGTAATGCTATCGGGTGGTTATCCCAATTTTTAGAAGATAATGGCCATGAATTAGAATTTCAGCTTAAATCGTATAAACTATTAAAAGATTTACAGAAAAATGTTGATAAAGTTGAACATGTCGGTATTATTCTCACTATAAAAGAAGATGAGAGGCTAAACAGACACTTGTCATATGGTGACAAACATTTTGTAGATATAAACTCATCAATAGATACTTTTTCCAAACCTTCTTATTCTGAAAAGGAAGAAGAATACAGGAAATGGGTTTTAAGTCAAAACCTTTTTGCTAACCCAATGAATATTATTACAAAAGAGTGGGTTGCTGCTACTGATATTCTTCAATTTCCAAGTCATACTGTTAAAGTAGCTGAAGGTCCATATTATATGGCTGCATTTTCATCAATCAAAAGAGAGTATTGCTTTGCTCGACATTTACTTTATGAAGGAATACACGGATTACATCCTAAATATGAAAATAAGGATCTATATTTAGTCGATACTCTTGATTATGTTTCTTACGATGGGGGTATAGAAAAAATTAAAGCTGCTTTTCGTATTGCCTTTAGTCTATTTGATAGTCTTTATAAGCTTCTATACGAGTATTTTGTTGAGAAGAAGAATATTTCTGAAAAAGTATATTTTTACCCAAGTCATTTTAGGAAACATTTTTCTTCATTTGAGAGAAACCCATTTATTAATGCTTTATTCTGGCTTTCATGTGATTTGACTGATAATGACGAAATGAAAGATTGGAAAGCACCAAACCCGAATGGGAAAGACTTTAGAAAGATTAGAAATGCTCTAGAGCACAATTGGCTGAGGGTGGCTGATTCAGGATCGTTTTATTCTGGTGAAATTGATTATGCGTATACAATAACTATGCAGAATTTAACTGAAAAAACATTAGAACTTATTACATTAGCAAGGGCTGCACTGTTTTATACGGCATTTGCTGTTCGGTGTAATGAAATGCATAAGAAAAAAGACCTAGATAAAAGTGTTAGTAACCCTGTGAATATTTGGAGGACAATTTAG